Sequence from the Candidatus Poribacteria bacterium genome:
CTGAAGGAAAGGGATTAAAGCAAAAGTTATTGCTTGCGTGTAATTTTGGAGTCTATCTATTTCTCCGTTTGTAAAGAATCCGCTGGCACTCTGTTTCTCTTTTGTGTTGGTATCTTTCGCGAGTTCATCAATAATGTGTGCTAATTCGATACCTGCCAAAAATTTCTCTACGATCCAGTCAGGCAATTCGTACAATCCACTCGTGCTGAAACTGTCTCGGTGCTGCGAATCCAGTATATGGATGACGGTAAATTGGAACCACCTTTTGTGCAATTGAAGGACTCCACCTTCAATGCCGACAAAAAAGTCAGCATTGAGGCACTGTTCATC
This genomic interval carries:
- the yjjX gene encoding inosine/xanthosine triphosphatase, giving the protein MTPTKILIGSENKVKIESARRSFSKFFKPVEIKGLRVDSGVSVQPFNEDTFTGAKNRAEHAKRINDEQCLNADFFVGIEGGVLQLHKRWFQFTVIHILDSQHRDSFSTSGLYELPDWIVEKFLAGIELAHIIDELAKDTNTKEKQSASGFFTNGEIDRLQNYTQAITFALIPFLQDSLYFQRK